The nucleotide sequence TGGAGTTTGTTTGGAGCTTGATGTCTGCACCATAGTGGACTAATGTGGGGTAGGATTCTTTGTTCagttagaaaaatttatatatataaaaaaaatttaattgttgcAGCCAGTTCATATGAATAATGTTCTTGAAtgcatgtaataatataaaagcacaataaaatattCTAATTGACTTTTggatattttgcttttttttttttttttggaacaaagaaTCTGTCCAAAGTCTTGACACTAGTAAACCAGGATGGCCCAAATCTTCTGACAATGAACCTTCAAATGAACTTCTGACTGCCTGAAGGTTTTTCTGTATATTTGAGctttttatattaattgttattttcaCCAGTCAACCTGATTTATTAGCAGCTATCAGAGctacatttaaacacaaaatgtttacaCAATTTTACACCGTTTACAGTTCTGATTGGGAGTCAATTTATGAACAcatggagaaatgatgctgactTATTATTAGGAGTGACTGATTACATATTTTACCTACTTTTCCTAACTGCAAGCTAAATGCAGGTCTATCAATGTAAACTTATGACTCAGTCTaatgttggcaaaaaaaaaaaaaaaaaaaaaaaattagaaatttgAGCGTTGAGCACGTAGACTGACTGTTCATGTTCTTAGCTTTCTGGATATCATATTCCATGCATCATTATCATTAGGCATACAGATAAAGAATTATGTCACAACacaatttaaactaaatataaaagtactcggaagtaaaaaacaaaaagacagttCAACATTTGATTGATCGTTGTCTTAATTTGATGCTTGTTCTCTTCTCTTCTGTTCTGGAtttgatgtcataaaccagaacAACAATGGCAGCGACGGAAGCCACGCCCATCAGAGCAGAGacgaccaatcggatcacagcttcagcaGTGCCACAATAGTGGACAGAGTCtggcaaaagaaaagaaatccaGATCAGATCATGTCAGTAAAAACagctacactgaaaaaaacttttaaatcacCTACCTGAACCTAACCAGTAGAGTTCAGTGTTGGTGAGATGTCTGGTCTGGGTGCTGACAGGATTGTTCACTACACAACTGTAGATGTTTTTATcatgatattccacctccagaggtagagagagactgatgttgaGATCAGactcactgatgctggacaataaactctttcctttgtaccaggagagagtcacattactcacattcaccactgaacacaggaAGATCCTCGATGATCTTTCAGATGATAAAGAAGATTGTAAAGTGTAAATGAAGATTACTGGATTGGGCAGAGGAGCTGGAAAACACAACATGCTTTATAAATGTGCATCCTGAATCATCATTTTGATAGTGATGTTGCCTGTTCTGTAATAGGTTACGTAATAATCTACTCACCATACACAGTAACTCTGTAACTCTTGGGTATCTCTGCATTTCCAATTTTCATACTCAGATGATAAACTCCAGTGTGTTCAGTTGTGGTGTTTCTAATGGTAAGAGAGCCAGTGTGATCCAGCTGCAGTCGGCCTCTAAATCTCCAAACCTCATCATAATATGTACCATTCACTCCCTTTATTCCGGCGATTCGCTCCTCTCCAAACCTCCACTCTATCTTGTCATATCTCTGTTTATCATCAGTCtttagagtgacagaatctccctccatcactgatacATTTGTCTCCACAATAAACACACCTGGAGaacatggaatttttttttataacacttCACAATAACGTCCATTTTGTTGCCATGTCATGAACCATTCAACAGCAGTTTACATCTAGGTTAATGTTAGGCTTTATATGCAATATGTCATggctaaataatatatatatatatatatatatatatatatatatatatatatatatatatatatatatatatatatatatatatatacagtgggtacggaaagtattcagaccatattaaattttttcactctgttatattgcatctgtcatttgctaaaatcatgGCAGATGAttcccaaatccaggtgtgaaaaacttgttgcatctctCCCAAAAAAACGttcacgagttcacgcttacatataattagcagaggtatggtatgcgtatttggcgtgctgtccagggaaggtctcgggaatggcccgaacctagagtaccccccaaaaagcaaatggacaagaggacagccgccagattAAGGACGCCCCCCAAAATAGCAttgagtactggcgggggctgattttattttctgagaagtcatctcgttggcaggccGGAAGAGCCTATGTACTCCAATGGGAGCGACTTAAGCATTGGGAaggtaggccctaccggctgcaggtACTGGACTATGTGGTTAGAGGTGCCTGGTCAGTAGGGTTCGAGCCGATGTTCAACGGGGGCTCACAGCATTGGAACGGTGAGTCCTACCTGTCGATGAGGAGGAGCGGCGTGATTGTATAGCCCGACCGGGAgggcccgagttgcctcgactggaataggtcacggtgtcgccgtacgggccctactggctgataagcccctgctattcagaGGTAGAAGGGCAAatggctgaccgagagggcccatgaagcctccgactggagattaagactcaggacgacggacgtctgggtcctctcggtttggcagataaaaaggttttTGGGCTGACCGACAAGGAGACTCTTGCAAAATCTGACGGGATGTTGATACTCACgacatcggatggatgagactcgcttgcggCCAGCAAGTATGGAACCCGACCGGGAGAACTCTCGCCAACGTCTGACGGGAGCACACGCAtcaaacgggtaagcctcgccggacGGGGAGAGGAAAAGAAAACCCTTGCTGGGAGGCTCTCGCTGCATCCGATGGGGTAtcaactcagaacatcgaaccgGTAAGCCTCGCCAGGCAGGGGGAAAAGATGTGAGGGTAGcggagtttatttattttttaaacagtatttgaCGGGAGGTTGAGACTCTcaccgacgtccgataggagcttgtAGTCGCAGCATCGGATGGGAAAGCCTCGATGACCGTAGAAATGGAAAAGGAGGTTTTCACCGGCCTACCGCAGGATCTGGATAGTGCATGGTGGAAATGACAGCTTGCGGCTGTAAGGAGAAAGGAAAGGTagtctggccaggaggctctcgctgGCATCTgatgggagcacacgcatcgaatgggtaagcctcgctggccgaagaatggaaaaggtaagtttgtctaGCCAGGAGGTTCTCGCCGACATCCGATGGGAGCTTCCTACTCGCGCCATCGAATGGGTAAATCTCTCCAGGCATAgatggaaaggtaagttgtgtggccgggaggctctcgccagcattCGATGGGAGCACGCGCATCGAATGGGTAAGTCTCGCCAGCTGTAGGAAGAAAAGGTAAGGTTTACCTAGCCTAGAGACTCTCaccgacgtccgaagggagcacatgCATCGAACGGGTAGCTTTGCTGGCTGTAGAGTAGAAAGTCTCGCCCGCATCtggtgggagctcaatactcgCGGCACCAGATAGGTAAGTCTCGACGACTGTAAAGAGGAAGTTAAGGATGTAGCTGGTGGGCTCTAGCCGACGTACGATGGGAGCACATTGCATCGGACGAGTAAGCCTTGCTGGCAATAAAATAGAAGatgtaaggttgtctagccggaaGGCTCTCGCCGGCAtctgatgggagctcaatactcgcCGCACCAGATGGGTAAGTCTCGACGACCATAAGGGGGAAGTTAGTTTGTTTAGCTGGGAGGTTCTCGACCGACGTACGAGGGAAGTGTGGCATCAAACGGGTAAGCCTATGCTGACCATAAAtcgaaaaggtaaggttgtctagccagaAGGCTCTCACTGGCATTCGGTGGGAGATCAATGTTTGCGGCACTGAATGGGTACACCTGGAGTCGGACGTGAAGGCCAAGGATGCTTGACCAAAGCTTTTGCAAC is from Carassius gibelio isolate Cgi1373 ecotype wild population from Czech Republic chromosome B22, carGib1.2-hapl.c, whole genome shotgun sequence and encodes:
- the LOC127986824 gene encoding CD48 antigen-like, with translation MEVRCLEVLLSSTLTLIYRINEISLPKTDADKAIYLKRLKKMTHAFILFCLCFSHLDGVFIVETNVSVMEGDSVTLKTDDKQRYDKIEWRFGEERIAGIKGVNGTYYDEVWRFRGRLQLDHTGSLTIRNTTTEHTGVYHLSMKIGNAEIPKSYRVTVYAPLPNPVIFIYTLQSSLSSERSSRIFLCSVVNVSNVTLSWYKGKSLLSSISESDLNISLSLPLEVEYHDKNIYSCVVNNPVSTQTRHLTNTELYWLGSDSVHYCGTAEAVIRLVVSALMGVASVAAIVVLVYDIKSRTEEKRTSIKLRQRSIKC